The genomic stretch ACCACGTCGGGCGCGGGCTCGCCCGCGATGCGCCCGACGAGGGCGTCGAACGCGACCCGCTCGTCGATCGACTTGGGGTTGAGGCTGTAGGTGCCCGGCAGGTCGATCACCTCGACCGCCGTGTCCAGCATCCGGCCCGACGTCCGCTCGACGGTCACGCCGGGGTAGTTGGCCACCTTCTGCTGCGCGCCCGTGAGCGCGTTGAAGAGCGTCGTCTTGCCGACGTTCGGGTTGCCCGCCAGCGCGACGGAGCGGACGGGGGGCGATGCGGCGGTGTCCATCAGGCCGCCTCGATCTCGACGTGGGCGGCCTCGGCCTTCCGCACCGACAGCAGAAAGCCGCGGACCTTCAGCTCCATCGGGTCGCCCAGGGGCGCGAGGCGGACCACCTCAACCACGGTCCCGGGCACGAGTCCCATCTCGAGGAGGCGGGCCGGCAGGTCGCCGGTGTAGCCGGTCACGGTACCGGTGGCGCCGGGGGCGAGTGCGTCGAGCGTCACAGAATCGGGAAATCAGGGGGGTGGGACATGGGTCTCCATGTCCGAGGGTCGACGGCAGCGACTCGGCGCTCTACCGGCTGGTGTCGGTCGCAAAGAGGCCCATCGCCACCTCGCGGCGCAGCGCCACGCGGGCGGCGCCCAGCCCGAGCACGCACTTGTCTCCGGTCGCCATCACGCAGGCGTCGCAGCCCTCGCGGACGCCCAGCTCGCGCAGCCGCGCGCACGTCGGCTCGTCGAGGCCCATGAAACACAGGCGGACCGTCTTCCCTGCGGGGAAGGACGAAACCGGGGCGGCATGGTCGAACGAGTCGGTCACCGGGAGGGGCTTGTCTGGACTACGTCTAAGGTACACCGCCGATGGACGTGCGGGGC from Rubrivirga sp. SAORIC476 encodes the following:
- a CDS encoding FeoA family protein; the protein is MTLDALAPGATGTVTGYTGDLPARLLEMGLVPGTVVEVVRLAPLGDPMELKVRGFLLSVRKAEAAHVEIEAA
- a CDS encoding FeoA family protein — protein: MTDSFDHAAPVSSFPAGKTVRLCFMGLDEPTCARLRELGVREGCDACVMATGDKCVLGLGAARVALRREVAMGLFATDTSR